Within Raineyella sp. W15-4, the genomic segment GCCCTCCACCCCGGCGTGCAGGGCACGGCCCAGCTGCGCGGCATCGGCCGCGGCCAGCCCGGCCAGGGGCTGGGCGAACCGCAGCCAGAACGTCCCGTACAGCGGCCCGCTGGCTCCGCCGACCGAGCTCACCAGGGCCATCCCGACCCTCTTGGCGAGCGCGTCGAGGGTGTCGAAGGTCTGGTCGGCGAGCAGCGCGCCGACCGATCGCATGCCGCGGGCCATGTTGGTGCCGTGGTCGGCATCGCCGATGGCGGCGTCGAGATCGGTGAGTTCCGTCTCGTGCTCGGCGATCAGGGTGGCGTACGCCCGCAGCCAGGCGGTCAGCCCGGCGACGTCCAGGGTCGTGGTGTCGGTGGCCATGCTCACCGCCCCCAGCGCAGCGCCGGGGTGTCCACCGGGGCGTCCCAGAGCCGGACCAGCTCGTCGTCGGCGCGCAGCAGGGTGACCGAGCAGCCGGCCATGTCGAGGGAGGTGATCTGGTTGCCGACCAGCGGCCGGACGACCCGTACGCCGTGCCCCTCGAGGATCCGCTGCACCTCGCCGTACATCAGGTAGAGCTCGATCAGCGGGGTGGCGCCCATGCCGTTGACCAGCGCCAGCACCTCGTCGCCGCGGGAGAACGGCAGGTCGGCGAGGATCGGGGTGAGCAGCTGGTCGGCGATCTCGGCGGCGGGGGTGAGCGGGACGGTGGCCCGGCCGGGCTCGCCGTGGATGCCGACGCCCAGCTCCATCTCGTCCTCGGCCAGGGTGAAGTTCGGCCGGCCGGCGCTCGGTGGGGTGCACGGGGTCAGCGCCATCCCCATGCTGCGGGCGTTCTCGTTCACCCGGCGGGCGATCGCGGCGACCTCGGCGAGTGGCCGGCCCTCCTCGGCGGCCGCGCCGGCGAGCTTCTCGGCGAACACGGTGGCACCGGTGCCGCGCCGCCCGGCGGTCCAGGTGGAGTCCTGCACCGCCACGTCGTCGTCGAGGACGACCGTGGCGATCTCGACCCCGCCCTCGTCGGCGGCCAGTTCCGCGGCCATCTCGAAGTTCATCACGTCGCCGGTGTAGTTCTTCACCAGGTGCAGCACCCCCGCCCCGGCGTCGACCTGCCGGGTCGCGGCGAGCACCTGGTCGGGGACGGGGGAGGTGAAGATCTGCCCGCAGCAGGCGGCCGACAGCATGCCGTGACCGACGTAGCCGGCGTGCAGCGGTTCGTGCCCCGACCCGCCGCCGGAGACCAGCCCGACGGTGCCCAGCAACGGCCTGTCGGCGCGGTAGACAGTGGCCAGCTCGTGGTCGACGCGGACCCGGCCGGCGTACGCTGCCGCAAATCCCCGCAGTGCTTCGGCGACGACGTCCTCCGGCGCGTTGATGAACTTCTTCATGGCACCCATCCAACGCCCCTCCGGCCCGGTTGTCAGGGGGTGGGTGGGCCGGAGGTCGGCGGTGCGCGGATCACCCGTCGCGGGGGATGTCCGGAGTGACCCGACCGACGGACACTGGATCCGTACGGGTGACGTGGATCGCAGCGAACGGGGAGGACGACATGACCGCAGCCGCCGTCACGGTGAAGAGGACCGGCTGGGACGTGATCCTGGGGATCGCCCTGGCCATCGCCGGTCTGGTCCTGCTCGGCGATGCCGCGCTCGCCACCGCGGTGTCGGTGTGGTTGATCGGCTGGTTCACCCTGGTGTCCGGGGTGATCTTGCTGGTCGGCGCCCTGTTCCGGCTCCGCTCGGGCGGTTCGTGGTCGCCGGTGCTCGGCGGTGCGGTGCTGACCGTCATCGGCCTGTTCATCATGCGCAACCCGGCCGCCGGAGCAGTCGCGTTCACCCTCATCGTCGGTGCGCTGCTGCTGAGCAGTGGGCTGACCCGGGTGATCCTCGGCTGGGTGCTGCCCGCCGGCCGTTGGCTGCTGATGATCAGCGGGCTGGTCTCGGTGCTCCTCGGCCTCTACGTCCTGTTCAACCTGGGCGCCGCCTCGACCCAGTTGATCGGCATCCTGCTCGGCGTCCAGGTCCTGCTCGAGGGGCTGTCGCTGGTCGTCGTGGGGCGGCTGCACCCGGCGGACTCCGAGGACTGAGGCCGTGATGACCGACGGGATCGTCGTCCCCGGAAGGACGCTGACATGAAGCTCCGTCTCCTGGCGGCGACCCTGCTCGCCGTCCTGCCGCTGCTCGGCTGTGCGCCGGCCGGCGACACCTCCGCCCTGATCGGTCCCACCTGGCGGCTGGAGAGCCTCCGCGGGACGTCCGTCGCGGCCGCTCCGGCGGTCACCGCCGTCTTTGCCGCGGACGGCACCGTCTCCGGGTCGGGTGGCTGCAACCGCTACCACGGCGGGGCGGTGGCGAGCGGGGACACCCTCAAGGTGAGCCTGCTCGCCTCCACGCTGATGGCCTGTGAGCCGCCGGCGGTGATGACCCAGGAAGCCGGCTACCTGCAGACCCTGGAGGCGGCGGCACACTGGGGCGTTGTCGATGACACGTTGACGATCAGCGACGCCTCGGGCGCCGAACTGCTCCGCTACGTCCGCACCGCCGCCTGATCCGGCCTCCCGGGGGGGGGTCACCCGGGCAGCAGGCCGAGCGTGCCGGCGACCCGGACGGCGTCGCGCCGGTTCCGTACGCCGAGCTTGCGGTAAACGACCTTGAGGTGCTGTTTCACCGTGTTCTCCGAGATGCTCAGCGCTGCGGCGATCTCGGCGTTCGACTGCATCGTCGGCAGGTGGGCCAGCACGGACAGCTCCCGCTCGGTCAGCCGTTCGTACGTCCGCGGCTGTTCCCCGGCTGCGTCCGCGGCGGCCAACACCCGTTCGACCAGCTCCCGGTGGCTGCCGACCACCGCCAGGTGACGGGACAGGGCGGCCCGCAGGCGCCGGTCCGGGCGGAGGAAGGGGAGCAGCAGGCCCTCCGGTGCGGCGAGGTCGAGGGCCCGGGTGAGGGCGTCGGCGGCCCGGAAGTCCTGCCGCTGTGCATCCAGGGCCAGTGCCTCGGCCAGCCAGGCCGCTGCGCCGTACGCGTCGGAGCGGTCCAGCAGCGGGGCGACCAGATCGTGCACCTGATCGGGTCGGCCGCCGGCCAGCGCCGCCTCCGCCCGGGCCATCCGGAGCAGGTCGGTCGGCGGTTCCTCGGTGAGCGTACGAGCAGCGGCCTCCGCGGTGACCGGGGACCCGACAGTGAGGTCGAGGACGACCCGGGTGGCGACCGCGGCATGGGCGACGGCGGTCATCCCCGGCTGGCGGACCACCGCGGCGTCGGCGCCGCGCAGCTGCCGCCGGGCCCCCGGCAGGTCACCCTGCTGCAGGGAAACCCAGGCGTCGACCAGGTGGAACGACGCGCCGATGAGCGGATGCAGCTGCGGTCCGGCGGCGGCCCGCCCCCGCCCGATGGCATCCCGGGCGGCGGCCGGGTCCGCCCGCGCGATCGCGGCCATCGCCAGGGCCAGCCAGGCCCCCTGGGTCTCGTGGCCGATCCGGTCGCCGGCCCCTTCTGCGGCGGCGATGCACATTTCCGCCGAGGCCCGCGCTCGGGTGAAGAGCCCGGCACCGGCCTCGGCGACGGCCAACTGGGCCGTGTAGTAGGTCTTCACGTAGCCGGCCATCTCGGCGTTCGGGTAGCCGACGATGCTGGCGGGGAGCAGTTCGAGGCTTCGGGTGGGGTGCCCGACCCAGACCTCGCCGACCGCCAGCAGGCTGCGCGGGATCCCGCGGTTGTGCGCCCAAATCGGCGTGTCGGCCGCGCTGAGGCCGGACAGCAGCCGGTCGGCGTCCTCGGCGCTCCGCACCATCAGCGCGGCGTCGCCCTCGCGGTACGCCTGGGACGCCAGCAGGACCCGGGCCGCCAGGGTGGCGATCGACCGGCGGGGCTCCGGCAGGGTGGCCAGCTCCGGCTCCGCCCGGGCTAGCAAGGTGCGGACGGCGAGGGCGTCCCGTCGGGTGAAGGCCACGATGGCGCGGCCGATCTCCAGCTCGGGGTTGCCGAAGGCCTGCTCCGGCGGGACCCGCTCCAACAGTCGGGCCAGCTGACCGCGGTCGACGAGCAGGATCGCCGGTGCCGACGACCGCAGGGCGAGCTCACCGGCGAAGATCCAGTCCTCGTCCTCGATCGCCTGGGTGAGGGCTGCCAGCGGTTCGCTGCCCTCCTCCTGCCGGACCATGGCGAGCCGACGCAGCCGGCGGTTCAGCGCCGGCCGGTCGGCCTGCAGCCGGGCGGCGAGCATCCGGGCCACCAGCGGCCGCTGCCGGAGGCGGCCGGCGGTCGCTGCGGGGACCAGCAGCTCGCGGTCCGCCAGATCGGTGAACGCTTCGCTGACGTCGCGGTCCACCAGCGTACGGGCGAGCGCGGGGTCTATCTCGGCAACGATCGAGGTGCGGGTCAGCAGTTCCCGGTCGGCTTCCGGGAGCGGTGCCAGCACCTCGTGGTGCAGGTATCCGGCGATGAGCGAGCCGGGGTCCGCGAGATGCGCCGCGACCAGGTCGGGGTCGACGGTCCGGTGGGAGCCGGCCTCCTGGGTGGCCAGCAGCAGCGGCCCGGGCCAGCCCTCGGTGAGATCGAGCAGCCGGGAGGCCGCGGCCTCGGTGTGCGGGATGTCCTCCTGCCCGAGGAACTGCTCCAGCTCGGCGGGGGTGAAGGCCAGTTCCGCCGAGCCGAGGATCCCGAGTCGGCCGGCGAGCCGGTGCTGGCGGAGGGCCGGGGGCGGGCCGTTCCGGCTGATCACCACCACGTGCACCCCGTCCGGAGGCCAGCGCAGCAGCTCGTCGAGCAGCGCGGGTGCGCGCTCGCCGGTGAGGATGTCGTCGAGCACCAACACCCCACCCCGGCCGAGGCCGGCCACCAGTCCGGTGCGCAGCTCGGGCGCCGGGCCTGGGTGGAGGCCGGCCGCCCGCCGGAGGGCGGCGGCGAAGTCGGCGGGGTCGGCATCGGTGGGACTCATCGACAGCCAGGCGACTCGGCCGGGTCGCGGACCGTCCCGGACCCACGACGCGACGGCGGTGGTCTTGCCGGCGCCGGCCGGACCGGTGACGAGGACGATGGGCTTCGCCGCGGCACGTTCCAGAGCTGCCACCACTCTGGGGCGGGGCAGGAAATGGACCGGCGGGGGTGGAATGCTGAGCCGCGGATCCGAGTGCGTCTCCGACGATGGTGCTGTCGCCAAGGAGCTCTCCTGCCGCTGGCTGACGTGCCGTCAGCCTAGACCGTGGAGAGGTCCGGGTCTCCGGTGATGTGCCGGACACGCTGACATCCCCCGCTGCGGGGATGTCCCGCGCCGCCCTGCATCAGCAGAGTCTGCTCACCGCCGAGGAGTTCACCGCGGCCAAGGCGGTGCTGCTCGGCCTGGGGTAGTCGCTCCGGCCCGAG encodes:
- a CDS encoding LuxR C-terminal-related transcriptional regulator, with the protein product MAALERAAAKPIVLVTGPAGAGKTTAVASWVRDGPRPGRVAWLSMSPTDADPADFAAALRRAAGLHPGPAPELRTGLVAGLGRGGVLVLDDILTGERAPALLDELLRWPPDGVHVVVISRNGPPPALRQHRLAGRLGILGSAELAFTPAELEQFLGQEDIPHTEAAASRLLDLTEGWPGPLLLATQEAGSHRTVDPDLVAAHLADPGSLIAGYLHHEVLAPLPEADRELLTRTSIVAEIDPALARTLVDRDVSEAFTDLADRELLVPAATAGRLRQRPLVARMLAARLQADRPALNRRLRRLAMVRQEEGSEPLAALTQAIEDEDWIFAGELALRSSAPAILLVDRGQLARLLERVPPEQAFGNPELEIGRAIVAFTRRDALAVRTLLARAEPELATLPEPRRSIATLAARVLLASQAYREGDAALMVRSAEDADRLLSGLSAADTPIWAHNRGIPRSLLAVGEVWVGHPTRSLELLPASIVGYPNAEMAGYVKTYYTAQLAVAEAGAGLFTRARASAEMCIAAAEGAGDRIGHETQGAWLALAMAAIARADPAAARDAIGRGRAAAGPQLHPLIGASFHLVDAWVSLQQGDLPGARRQLRGADAAVVRQPGMTAVAHAAVATRVVLDLTVGSPVTAEAAARTLTEEPPTDLLRMARAEAALAGGRPDQVHDLVAPLLDRSDAYGAAAWLAEALALDAQRQDFRAADALTRALDLAAPEGLLLPFLRPDRRLRAALSRHLAVVGSHRELVERVLAAADAAGEQPRTYERLTERELSVLAHLPTMQSNAEIAAALSISENTVKQHLKVVYRKLGVRNRRDAVRVAGTLGLLPG
- a CDS encoding META domain-containing protein gives rise to the protein MKLRLLAATLLAVLPLLGCAPAGDTSALIGPTWRLESLRGTSVAAAPAVTAVFAADGTVSGSGGCNRYHGGAVASGDTLKVSLLASTLMACEPPAVMTQEAGYLQTLEAAAHWGVVDDTLTISDASGAELLRYVRTAA
- the dhaK gene encoding dihydroxyacetone kinase subunit DhaK, with the protein product MKKFINAPEDVVAEALRGFAAAYAGRVRVDHELATVYRADRPLLGTVGLVSGGGSGHEPLHAGYVGHGMLSAACCGQIFTSPVPDQVLAATRQVDAGAGVLHLVKNYTGDVMNFEMAAELAADEGGVEIATVVLDDDVAVQDSTWTAGRRGTGATVFAEKLAGAAAEEGRPLAEVAAIARRVNENARSMGMALTPCTPPSAGRPNFTLAEDEMELGVGIHGEPGRATVPLTPAAEIADQLLTPILADLPFSRGDEVLALVNGMGATPLIELYLMYGEVQRILEGHGVRVVRPLVGNQITSLDMAGCSVTLLRADDELVRLWDAPVDTPALRWGR
- the dhaL gene encoding dihydroxyacetone kinase subunit DhaL, which produces MATDTTTLDVAGLTAWLRAYATLIAEHETELTDLDAAIGDADHGTNMARGMRSVGALLADQTFDTLDALAKRVGMALVSSVGGASGPLYGTFWLRFAQPLAGLAAADAAQLGRALHAGVEGVRQRGKAEAGDKTMLDALLPALEAYDTALAAGADLAGALARAADAADAGCAATIPLVAHKGRASYLGERSAGHQDPGATSAALLLRAAVA
- a CDS encoding HdeD family acid-resistance protein yields the protein MTAAAVTVKRTGWDVILGIALAIAGLVLLGDAALATAVSVWLIGWFTLVSGVILLVGALFRLRSGGSWSPVLGGAVLTVIGLFIMRNPAAGAVAFTLIVGALLLSSGLTRVILGWVLPAGRWLLMISGLVSVLLGLYVLFNLGAASTQLIGILLGVQVLLEGLSLVVVGRLHPADSED